The following proteins are co-located in the Dyadobacter chenwenxiniae genome:
- a CDS encoding WDGH domain-containing protein: protein MNKEIAINTIISGEPGIDTNLISDGYHTFGELYEHRIHLWIILCKIYEYEWAATNKNPQSSCPVWKSQKHSDGSHWDGWFILGLTDNNGRQITYHLPESKWGECAFAVELEKCPEFDGHTSADVLQRIKELF, encoded by the coding sequence ATGAACAAGGAAATTGCCATTAACACCATCATATCGGGGGAGCCAGGCATAGACACCAATCTGATATCAGACGGCTACCACACCTTCGGGGAGTTATACGAACACAGAATCCATTTGTGGATTATACTTTGTAAGATTTACGAATACGAGTGGGCGGCAACTAACAAAAATCCGCAATCGAGTTGCCCCGTATGGAAATCGCAGAAACATAGCGATGGGTCTCACTGGGATGGTTGGTTCATTCTTGGATTAACCGATAATAACGGAAGGCAGATAACCTATCATCTGCCGGAATCTAAATGGGGTGAATGCGCTTTTGCGGTTGAACTTGAAAAATGTCCGGAATTCGACGGGCACACAAGTGCAGATGTATTGCAGCGAATAAAGGAGCTTTTTTAA
- a CDS encoding MarR family transcriptional regulator, which produces MKLSITPEEARNIHSILGNKNSLTILWLIRQFGSQRKVDIQGFLGLTFQAMNFHIASLEKIGFVTRKSVHKRGRHQGNSQKAIDLNMEMLPFYMTTLMLLGESSEMKALGAHYQEYIKELESDDDVVVGLS; this is translated from the coding sequence ATGAAACTCAGCATTACCCCCGAAGAAGCCAGGAATATACACAGCATTCTAGGGAACAAAAATTCTTTGACAATCCTCTGGCTTATCCGTCAATTCGGGAGCCAGAGGAAAGTTGATATACAGGGATTTTTAGGGCTGACCTTTCAAGCAATGAACTTCCACATAGCATCCCTGGAAAAGATTGGTTTTGTCACGCGTAAAAGCGTACACAAAAGAGGCCGACATCAGGGCAACTCTCAGAAGGCTATCGATTTGAACATGGAAATGCTACCTTTCTACATGACAACTTTAATGCTCCTGGGAGAATCCTCCGAAATGAAAGCATTGGGGGCGCACTATCAGGAATACATCAAAGAATTGGAGAGTGATGATGATGTGGTGGTGGGGTTGAGTTAA
- a CDS encoding site-specific integrase codes for MMIKFLKTLVRMRTRFIIRRARTNQAGLCPINCRITVKMIRANEFAVGLLVDPNKWDSKTQRLKGSSLTAMDVNRRLDIIKSELEEIYLSARARGTHLSADQIKDIYNGVSLVGCSISKLSKQFLEELILRERSTVTTNRYKRCFAYLTEYLGKDYDVSAVQKKEVSGFWVWLKSRGYHNDYCNKIVQSCIGLFRYAIREGHIDSNPFSGVSLEWKKELDITCLDPREIESIKMYDWSERLQLVADSFLFMCYTGLHIGDYRDVRQESVYEYDGHQFMKIRRVKTNVEATFPLTDYAQFLIAKYGGVDKLPHISPQKMNDYLKIIAEKVDINKNLTNKIARKTFTNMCLNDFGFSPEVVATMLGHTTTRQIRHYGAIKEKRILTEWRLVKE; via the coding sequence ATGATGATTAAATTTCTTAAAACTTTAGTACGCATGCGCACCCGATTCATAATCAGGAGAGCGAGAACAAACCAAGCGGGCCTATGCCCGATCAATTGCAGAATCACGGTAAAGATGATCAGAGCGAATGAATTTGCTGTCGGCTTATTAGTTGACCCCAACAAATGGGACAGCAAGACACAGCGCTTAAAAGGCAGCTCACTGACCGCGATGGATGTTAACCGGCGGCTCGACATCATTAAATCAGAGCTGGAGGAAATCTACCTTTCTGCCAGGGCGAGAGGAACCCACCTTTCCGCCGATCAGATCAAAGACATTTATAACGGGGTATCTCTGGTTGGATGTTCGATTTCGAAACTAAGTAAACAGTTTCTGGAAGAGTTGATTTTACGAGAGCGGTCCACTGTCACCACCAACCGGTACAAACGATGTTTTGCTTACCTGACCGAGTACCTGGGCAAAGATTACGATGTTTCCGCGGTGCAAAAAAAGGAGGTTTCTGGCTTTTGGGTTTGGCTCAAAAGCCGGGGTTACCACAATGATTATTGTAATAAAATAGTACAGTCCTGCATAGGGCTTTTTAGATATGCAATCAGGGAAGGGCATATTGATAGCAACCCGTTTTCGGGGGTTTCCCTGGAATGGAAAAAGGAGCTTGACATAACCTGCCTGGACCCGCGGGAAATAGAGAGTATCAAGATGTACGATTGGAGTGAACGTTTACAGCTGGTGGCCGACTCGTTCTTGTTTATGTGCTACACGGGCCTGCACATTGGGGATTATCGGGATGTTCGACAGGAATCCGTTTATGAGTACGACGGTCATCAATTTATGAAGATTCGGCGGGTAAAGACGAATGTAGAGGCAACTTTCCCGCTGACAGATTACGCCCAGTTTTTAATTGCAAAGTATGGCGGCGTTGATAAGCTACCGCATATATCGCCGCAAAAGATGAATGATTACCTTAAAATAATTGCCGAAAAAGTTGATATCAATAAAAATCTAACCAATAAGATAGCGAGAAAAACATTTACAAACATGTGCCTGAATGATTTCGGGTTTAGTCCGGAAGTTGTTGCAACCATGCTAGGGCATACAACCACCCGGCAGATCCGGCACTACGGGGCAATTAAGGAAAAAAGGATTCTAACAGAATGGAGGTTGGTTAAAGAGTAA